Below is a window of Candidatus Obscuribacter sp. DNA.
AGATGTAGTCTTCGCTTCCGGTAGGCGAAGTATGGAATCACTTTTATTGGCACTCCCGACCTCCGACACCATTTCATTCCCAGCACCCACGAATTTGGTTCAAGAAGTTGCTAACGGAGTAATAGCACTACTCGGTGTTAGAAAGCGCTTGTCCACACACGGCCCATTTTCAATAAATTTGGTCCCAGGTTATATTGCCGGATACATAAATGCGGTCGTTCAAATTTCGAGACAACAGCCTAACGTGCCAGCACCTGCTACACTCCAAAATGACGTACTAAATTATCTTTCGTCGACAAGATGTTTAAACATAAACGACTACTTCCTTGATGTTTCCCAGCTCTGCTTGCAAATTGGAGGGCAATCACCTTTTGAATGCACGCAGTGTAGAAGACGATTCTTGCATTCGTCCGAGGTATCTGCAACGATTGCTGGTCGCCGCTAATCAATATTCAGGCGAATGCTATTCCAGCAGATCAAGATTCCGATTACTATAGTTTTCTGGCGACTCAAGCAGGAGATTTGTTCAGACTAAATTGCGAGGAGTTAACGGGTCAAACGAACAAAAGTGATGGCAGAAAAAGGCAGCGTTTGTTTCAGAATATTTGCCTCCCTGCACCACAAGAAAATCCATTAGTCGATCCGGTCGATCTCTTGAGTGTTACCACGACAATGGAAGCAGGGGTTGACATTGGCTCATTGTTGGCAGTAATGATGCCAACATGCCACCCATGCGTTTCAATTATCAGCAACGTGTTACCGAGCTGGACGGCGTGGTGCAGGAATCTCTGTTGCCCTTACTTTGTGCCGAGGAAGAAGTCACGACGATTATTATTTTCAGCGTCCATTGAGGATCACGTCAGACTTGCCGCCTCAGCCATACCTTGATATGCGCAGAGAAAACATCCTGAAACGAGTGCTTGCGAAAGAGATTCTTCGCGAATCATTTGCAGAACTCAATCTGTTTCCTGCCAATTCTAGTGATAGCGTACACGGTGAGTTTGCGAAGCTCAAGAATGGAATTTGCCACCACCACAACTTCCAGCGGGTGTCCCTATCGGAACAACAATTGCTCAATTGGTGCAATCCTGGATAAATCAGCATTCCAATGCCGTTTCACATATTTGCGATGTGCTCCTTTCCTTTACAGATCCTGCGCTACAAGCTAACCGTCAAGCACTTATAGACTACTGCACAAATGATCTCGTACCTGCAGTGACTGTAATAGCAAACTCACCACAGTACATTCAAAGCGCCCTGAGTGAGCGATTGGCGAATGCTGGTATCTTGCCTATGTTTGGCTTCCCAACTAGAACGAGGTATTTGTATCACGACAGACCCCAGGCATTTCCATGGCCACCGGAAAACGTAATCGACAGAGATCTCGACATTGCTATTAGCCAATTTGGACCTGGAGGAGAGACTGTAAAAGACGGACTAATTCACACCTCGGTTGGAGTGGTTAGCTACACTCCTCAAGGAAACAGGGTTACTGAGGAACCAAATCCCCTGGGCCCAACCATCAGAGTTGGGATGTGCAGAAGCTGCCAAGCCGTGGATGGGTCACCACAGCCCGCTGCGTCTTGCGTAGTGTGTGGTACTACACCAAATCAAGATCCTGGTTATGAAATTGTAGCTCTATCCCAGCCCGCGGGCTTTAGAACATGGTACGGAAGAAGTCGGGATTTTGATGGTGCATTTGAATGGACCCCGAGGGCTTCAAGACCTAAGCTGGGCGTAACGCCGCTGGCATTTACACCACGGGCAAATTTTGAAGTTTGGTGCGGAGAGGAATCAATTTATATAGTCAACGACAATGATGGGCGCAATTTCACCTTCGAAAAACTTGCCACGGGTGAAACTTGGGTTACAAGAGACGCTTTGAGAAGCATCGAACTTACAGATGCGGAAATTACTCGCAGCTTGGACCAAGCTATTCCAGCTGAGGTTCGAGCTCTAGCCTCAGTGAAGCGAACAGATGTGATGGTCGTGGGTATTCATAGTTGGCCAGTTGGCTTGAGACGAAGCCCTGCAGGTGTTGAGGGTTTGGAGCTTAGAGCAGCTCTCTTCTCATTCGGATTCTTATTTCGGCGGGCAGCTGCAGATTATCTCGATGTCCATGAGTGGGAAATCCGCGTGGGACTTCGAACATTAAGAGCTCCCTCAGGCGATATCATCGGGCAAGTATTTCTGTCTGATGCACTAGAGAACGGGGCGGGTTATGCCTCATTGATCGGGCAGCCTCACGAAACTGAAAGCTTGCTGCAATATGTTCTTGGATTACCACCACATTCAGGGTCATTCCATTCGGTATTTGTGAGCAATACTCACGGAGCTTTGGGCCCAGATGGCTGCAGGACTTCTTGTCCGGATTGTTTGAGAGATTATGGAAATCTTCCTTACCACTCAATTCTAGATTGGCGATTGGGAATGGATATAGCCAGACTTGCCTTAGATCCCCGAGCTGCACTGGATTTTTCCGTGTCGTACTGGCAAGGACTTGATGCCTTAGTTGCCGGTCCGTATTTTGCGGCTCTTCCTGGCTGGCAGCCATTAACCTTTGCTGGTCTTCAAGCCGGTCAACGCGCAAATTTGGTTGAGATAATAACTCATCCGCTCTGGAGTCATGATTTGAACAATCTTTGTCCCCAACTTGCGGCGGCTTACGCCCAAGCTGTTGCTGCAGGAAATCAGGTTAAGTTCAAATCCATTTTCGAAGTGATGAGAAGGCCGTTTTGAAGTGGTATGAAAACACAAGTACACATAAAGAAGATAAATACCGTTAGCCCATCCCTCGGAGAGACGCTTCGATCGTGTATGTTGCGAGCAGGTCTTTCCCAATCGACTGCTGCTAAGAATTATGTGCTGGGGAATCCCAAGGCTTGGCTGGGAACGGCTTACCATGCGGCACTGGAGGTCGTCGATGCCGAGGACGAAAACATTGTTGAATCTGTTCGAGTTGCCTGGGACAAGTCAGTAAAAGCTCTTTCCGATAAGGCAAAAAATCATCGCCTGGATTGTCGGTTCGGAGAACCAGAGACTTAGCCCCGGCTACCATTTGATTTCTGCGATGGCTCAAGTTCGAGCGAACGAGCTATGGAAAGACCAACCATCTGAGCAACATGCGGGTGCTAGATCAAACAAAAAAACAGCCAAAGAGCAAAGGTTTTCTGCGCATGGTGGCAAACTCTTTGGCAGTCCGGATCTAGTTAGAGATAACGAAGTTATTGATTTCAAGTCGGGACAAGTCTTTGAAGACGAGAACGCCGAGATAGTCAAAGAGCAGTACCTTAGACAGCTACGCATCTATGGTTTATTGGTTTATGAAAATTTGGGATGGTGGCCAGAGCGTGGAATTTTGTTACCCATGAATGGCTCCCGCGTAGAAGTCCAACTGGACCCAGACGAATGCAAAAAGGAAGCGCAGCAAGCTGTTGAATTGCTTGCCTCATACAATCAGTCTTGCGCAGTCGCGTCAAATCCATCAGATTTAGCGAGTCCGTCTGCAGAAACTTGTAAATGGTGCCCTTACCAATCCATTTGTCCTGCATATTGGGAATCCATTAACGACGAATGGGCTATAAATAACACAGGCTGTGTCGAGGGAACACTTACGGAAGCGCCTCTACAAATTCATAATGGACTGGCATATTCATTGTCGCTCTTTGCAGAAAGGGGTAGTACTGAAGTTGGTGCGGTAAAGACATTTTTCCCTTTTGATAGCGCGTTGTATTCGGATATTCAATTACTTCAGTCACAGGATCGAATACGCTTAACGGGATTGGTGCGGCGCTCCGACGGTAGTTTAGCTTCAGGTAAGCGGACTCTGCTGGCTAAAGTCGACAATCTTCCGGAAATTGTTTTTGAGAATGAGAACGCGAACGGTTTCACCTAACTTCACCAAAAGGTGTCGGGTTAGTTGAAGAAGACTCCAAGAGTGCCAATACGAGGTCTGATCAACGACAATTAGAACTGAGCCACGCAATTTAATTTGACGCCAATCAAGGTCTACGCTGACATTTGCCAAAGAATTGACAAGCCATAGTGAAAAAAGTTTCTTACTTCGATAAGGCGAGCCTAATTGCTGCGCCACGCTTGCCCAAAGGTGGAGGCACTGCATTCGATATTTGCTCAA
It encodes the following:
- a CDS encoding PD-(D/E)XK nuclease family protein; translated protein: MAQVRANELWKDQPSEQHAGARSNKKTAKEQRFSAHGGKLFGSPDLVRDNEVIDFKSGQVFEDENAEIVKEQYLRQLRIYGLLVYENLGWWPERGILLPMNGSRVEVQLDPDECKKEAQQAVELLASYNQSCAVASNPSDLASPSAETCKWCPYQSICPAYWESINDEWAINNTGCVEGTLTEAPLQIHNGLAYSLSLFAERGSTEVGAVKTFFPFDSALYSDIQLLQSQDRIRLTGLVRRSDGSLASGKRTLLAKVDNLPEIVFENENANGFT